The following coding sequences are from one Nicotiana tomentosiformis chromosome 3, ASM39032v3, whole genome shotgun sequence window:
- the LOC104095099 gene encoding translocase of chloroplast 34 codes for MASQIIREWAGIQQFPAATQSKLLELLGKLKQENVCTLTILVMGKGGVGKSSTVNSIIGERAVAVSAFQSETPRPVMVSRSRAGFTLNIIDTPGLVEGGYVNDQALDLIKKFLLNKTIDVLLYVDRLDAYRVDNLDKQIVKAITESFGKEIWRRGIVVLSHAQLSPPDGLTYDEFTSRRSEALLKIVRMGARIRKQEIQAAAVPVVLVENSGRCNKNESDEKILPSGTAWIPNLVQTITDVVLSGSKGILVDQKLIEGPNPNNRGKVLIPFILAFQYFFVVKRIQKWIKYDIASESSPSWA; via the exons ATGGCATCTCAAATAATTAGAGAATGGGCTGGAATACAACAGTTTCCTGCTGCCACTCAATCAAAGTTGCTTGAATTACTGGGGAAACTGAAACAGGAG AATGTCTGTACCCTGACGATCCTAGTAATGGGGAAAGGTGGTGTTGGGAAATCTTCAACAGTGAACTCAATTATCGGGGAAAGAGCAGTTGCTGTTAGCGCATTTCAG TCAGAAACACCAAGACCAGTGATGGTTTCGCGTTCTCGAGCTGGGTTTACATTAAACATAATTGACACCCCAGGGCTTGTTGAAGGAGGATACGTCAATGACCAGGCTCTTGATCTCATTAAGAA GTTCCTCTTGAACAAGACAATTGATGTTTTGCTCTATGTGGATCGTCTGGATGCATATAGAGTGGATAACTTGGACAAACAGATTGTGAAGGCTATTACTGAAAGTTTTGGCAAGGAAATATGGCGCCGAGGAATTGTGGTTCTCAGTCATGCTCAACTTTCTCCTCCTGATGGATTGACTTATGACGAATTCACGTCCCGAAGATCAGAGGCACTTTTGAAAATTGTCCGGATGGGGGCTCGAATTAGGAAACAAGAGATTCAG GCTGCTGCAGTTCCTGTTGTTTTGGTTGAGAATAGTGGGAGATGCAACAAGAATGAAAGTGACGAAAAG ATACTTCCAAGTGGAACTGCATGGATACCCAATTTAGTCCAAACCATTACAGATGTTGTTTTAAGTGGAAGCAAGGGTATTTTGGTTGACCAAAAATTGATCGAAGGTCCAAACCCCAACAATAGGGGCAAAGTGCTAATTCCTTTTATATTAGCATTCCAA TATTTCTTTGTTGTGAAAAGGATCCAGAAGTGGATCAAGTATGATATTGCAAGTGAGAGCAGCCCTTCATGGGCATAA
- the LOC104095098 gene encoding cell division cycle 20.5, cofactor of APC complex-like — protein MHVLTYWEINLQKETRILDAPLLSDDYYSNVMDWGKSNLLAVVLGRKLYIWNDEVKKARVLTEVKREHDYPTSVAWSDDAKIVAVGCISSKLQLWDAETSKLVRDLQGHQSRVGCVAWNGHILTSGSKDKAIINHDVRARNSLISLMRAHRGEVCGVKWSSTANVLASGGNDNFVYIWDFCKMSSRHYMHKFNEHNAAVKAIAWCPYKSDVLASGGGINDGCLKIWNTKKGTCISTTETGSQASLNITFD, from the exons ATGCACGTATTAACGTATTGGGAGATTAATTTGCAGAAAGAAACTCGAATTCTAGATGCTCCTCTATTGTCAGATGACTATTACTCAAATGTCATGGATTGGGGAAAATCCAACTTACTTGCCGTTGTTCTAGGAAGAAAGCTATATATCTGGAATGATGAAGTGAAAAAAGCAAGGGTACTGACGGAAGTGAAGCGCGAACACGATTATCCTACTAGTGTAGCTTGGTCTGATGATGCAAAAATAGTAGCAGTTGGGTGTATATCCTCCAAACTGCAGCTTTGGGATGCTGAGACTTCCAAACTT GTGAGAGATCTGCAAGGTCATCAGAGTAGAGTGGGTTGTGTTGCATGGAATGGTCATATTTTAACCTCAGGGAGTAAAGACAAAGCTATTATTAATCATGATG TGAGAGCAAGAAACAGTTTGATCTCCCTTATGAGAGCACATAGAGGGGAAGTTTGTGGCGTGAAGTGGTCTAGCACGGCGAATGTACTTGCTAGTGGTGGCAATGACAATTTTGTGTACATATGGGATTTTTGCAAGATGAGCTCAAGGCATTATATGCACAAGTTCAATGAGCATAATGCTGCAGTAAAAGCCATAGCTTGGTGTCCATATAAGAGTGATGTATTAGCCTCTGGAGGGGGAATAAATGATGGATGTCTTAAGATCTGGAACACTAAGAAAGGGACATGCATCAGTACCACTGAAACTGGATCTCAGGCAAGTTTAAACATCACTTTTGACTAA
- the LOC138907964 gene encoding uncharacterized protein has product MAMDNDASDSTNTNKDTLDSTNPLYMHPSESAGSTLVPVVFDGTGYRSWRRGVLRGLSVKNKVGFITGKCKKPDSDHPTFEQWERCDDMVTSWILNSLSKDLADSLQYVVDAKELWQELEDRYDQTNGAKLYQLEREINDLSQGTLDITGYYTKMKKLWEELNTLNAHAQCKCQCICGAKANMHKAEQDRRLIRFLMGLNEVYTVVRGSILMMNPLPSIAQAFSILIQEEKQREVRPSNHLMMESASMNVSGLANPAFRTNYIQQRNNSSYRGSYPSNRSRLFCDYCKKQGHTKDKCYKLHGFPQDFKFTKGKSVASAASVHRGPEGIIPGGCNEVGARNQSMGIQNLTKGQYNQLLHLLENFHGGSAIEVSNNITSGAANFAGILACSTHKEIIGNFSCKCFKSSAEYWILDSGASNHMSYNKALLTNIRFLPYPFLVTLPNGYKVRVTEIGDAVLSPKLTLHKVLFVPSFKFNLISVHCLTSYLKTIVQFSDTSCILQAPSMKRPLEIGRARNGLYFLCSKCQFLSSVTVPTSLVSNSCPASTDNDNLETCPANCLSSSSVNVPLSSNKKGYTFGTKGYKVLNLATKRIHISRDVQFHEHVFPFVVSSDHTSLPCVLPSFHYDLACEGHRDATLSNSQSQTGTSPISVTNFSLPDNQNISPLVDQSNHSPVDAGVSENSPVISNTSDQHTTNTYLFPSPTRPSRTVKTPNYLSEYVYSLPNLKNNTSHTVLLNFPLSDNRHICFTALNKDSQHMMRNISHESEPCSNEEAALNPAWQAAMTQEFEALHANHTWDLVTLPAGKKAIGCRWVYKIKHRANGTVERFKARLVVKGYTQQAGIDYTETFSPVVKMTTVRTLISVAVKRGWNLFQLDVNNAFLHGDLHEEVYMEVPQGLQTEVPSLVCKLNKSLYGLKQASRQWYAKLTEALCTRGFKHSENDHSLFCKKDGFSIVFVAVYVDDVILTGTDVEEIKALKVFLHDQFKIKDLGKLHYFLGLEVLYKDDGVLISQRKFTADLLREYDNQYTTVSSPLDCTVKLKAEEGTLLADPTHYRKLVGKLNFLTNTRLDIAYSVQHLSQFMQTPREPHLKAALHVLRYLKNDPTLGIFFSNNPDCTMKAFYDSDWAACPDSRRSVSGYIVLLGDSPIS; this is encoded by the exons ATGGCGATGGATAATGATGCTTCAGATTCAACTAATACAAACAAAGATACATTAGATTCGACCAATCCCTTGTACATGCATCCTTCAGAGAGTGCCGGATCGACACTAGTGCCGGTGGTGTTTGACGGAACTGGTTATAGGTCCTGGAGAAGAGGCGTCCTCAGAGGTCTCTCAGTGAAGAATAAGGTCGGTTTCATCACCGGAAAATGTAAGAAGCCAGATTCCGACCATCCGACATTTGAGCAGTGGGAGAGATGCGACGACATGGTCACATCGTGGATTCTCAACTCACTTTCCAAAGATTTGGCAGATAGCTTACAGTATGTGGTCGATGCCAAGGAATTGTGGCAGGAACTGGAGGATAGGTACGATCAGACAAATGGAGCAAAATTGTACCAGCTCGAGAGAGAAATTAACGATCTAAGTCAGGGAACCCTAGACATTACAGGATATTATACAAAAATGAAGAAGCTTTGGGAAGAGTTAAACACATTGAATGCACATGCACAATGTAAGTGCCAGTGTATTTGTGGTGCCAAGGCAAATATGCACAAGGCTGAACAAGACAGAAGGCTAATCAGGTTTTTAATGGGTCTAAACGAGGTCTACACAGTTGTGAGAGGAAGCATTTTAATGATGAATCCGTTGCCCAGTATTGCACAAGCCTTCTCTATCCTGATCCAGGAAGAAAAACAAAGGGAAGTTAGGCCCAGTAACCATCTGATGATGGAGTCTGCTTCAATGAATGTCAGTGGTCTTGCAAATCCTGCTTTTAGGACAAATTATATTCAACAGAGGAACAACAGCTCATACAGAGGCAGTTATCCATCCAACAGGTCACGCTTGTTTTGTGACTACTGCAAGAAGCAAGGACACACTAAAGATAAATGCTACAAACTACACGGATTTCCTCAGGACTTCAAATTCACTAAAGGAAAAAGTGTGGCTTCCGCTGCGAGTGTGCATAGAGGACCTGAAGGGATAATTCCTGGAGGATGCAATGAGGTTGGTGCTAGAAATCAAAGCATGGGGATTCAAAACCTGACAAAGGGGCAATATAATCAGCTGCTGCACCTGTTGGAGAACTTCCATGGTGGAAGTGCAATTGAAGTCTCAAATAACATCACTAGTGGGGCAGCAAACTTTGCAGGTATATTGGCTTGCTCTACTCATAAAGAAATCATTGGTAATTTTTCATGTAAATGCTTCAAATCATCTGCTGAATATTGGATTTTAGACTCCGGAGCTTCTAATCATATGTCCTATAACAAAGCCCTATTAACCAACATTAGATTTCTACCTTATCCTTTCCTAGTAACCTTACCAAATGGATACAAAGTTAGAGTGACAGAAATTGGTGATGCAGTCCTTAGCCCTAAGCTGACTTTACACAAAGTGTTGTTTGTTCCCAGTTTTAAGTTCAATTTGATCTCAGTTCATTGTTTAACATCATACCTTAAGACAATTGTCCAATTTTCTGATACTTCATGCATTTTACAGGCCCCTTCAATGAAGAGGCCTCTGGAGATTGGTAGAGCAAGGAATGGTTTGTACTTCCTCTGCTCAAAGTGTCAGTTCCTTAGTTCAGTTACTGTTCCCACTTCTCTCGTTTCAAATTCATGTCCTGCTTCTACTGATAATGACAACTTGGAAACTTGTCCTGCTAATTGTCTTTCATCATCATCTGTAAATGTTCCACTCTCAAGCAATAAGAAAG GTTACACCTTTGGCACAAAAGGTTACAAGGTACTGAACTTAGCCACTAAAAGAATACACATTTCCAGAGATGTACAATTCCATGAACATGTTTTCCCTTTTGTAGTGTCTTCTGATCACACTTCTCTTCCTTGTGTTTTGCCATCTTTTCATTATGATCTTGCATGTGAAGGTCATAGAGATGCTACCTTGAGTAATAGTCAGTCACAAACTGGAACTTCACCAATTTCTGTCACCAACTTTTCTTTACCAGATAATCAAAATATTTCCCCACTTGTTGATCAAAGCAACCATTCACCTGTTGATGCAGGTGTTTCTGAAAACTCACCTGTCATTTCAAATACCTCAGACCAACATACCACTAATACTTACTTATTCCCAAGTCCTACAAGACCATCCAGAACAGTAAAAACACCAAACTACCTAAGTGAATATGTGTATTCCCTTCCAAATCTAAAGAACAATACATCACACACTGTCTTGCTCAATTTTCCCCTTTCAGACAATCGACACATTTGTTTTACTGCTTTAAACAAGGACAGTCAGCATATGATGAGAAACATTTCTCATGAATCTGAACCATGCTCTAATGAGGAAGCAGCCTTAAACCCTGCATGGCAAGCAGCCATGACACAAGAATTTGAAGCTTTGCATGCTAACCATACATGGGATTTAGTAACATTGCCTGCAGGTAAGAAAGCCATAGGATGCAGATGGGTATATAAAATCAAACACAGAGCAAATGGGACTGTTGAGAGATTCAAGGCAAGACTGGTGGTAAAAGGATACACACAACAGGCAGGAATAGATTATACTGAGACATTCTCTCCAGTTGTCAAGATGACAACTGTTAGGACCCTTATCAGCGTAGCAGTTAAAAGGGGCTGGAACCTTTTCCAACTAGATGTGAACAACGCATTCTTACATGGAGACCTACATGAAGAGGTATATATGGAGGTACCACAGGGACTGCAGACTGAGGTCCCTAGTCTAGTTTGCAAGTTAAACAAGTCCTTGTATGGACTGAAACAAGCAAGCAGACAGTGGTATGCTAAGCTGACTGAGGCACTGTGCACCAGGGGTTTCAAACATTCAGAAAATGACCACTCACTGTTCTGTAAGAAGGATGGTTTTTCAATAGTATTTGTGGCTGTCTATGTTGATGATGTGATTCTTACAGGTACAGATGTAGAAGAAATTAAGGCACTAAAGGTTTTCCTCCATGATCAGTTCAAAATCAAGGATTTAGGAAAGCTGCACTATTTCCTGGGACTGGAAGTGCTCTACAAGGATGATGGAGTCCTCATTTCACAGAGGAAGTTCACTGCAGATCTGTTGAGAGAATATGACAATCAGTATACTACAGTCTCTTCTCCTCTTGACTGTACTGTCAAGTTGAAGGCAGAAGAGGGAACCCTACTGGCAGATCCCACTCACTATAGAAAGTTAGTTGGGAAACTTAACTTCCTCaccaacacaaggttagatatTGCCTATAGTGTTCAGCACTTGAGTCAATTCATGCAAACACCCAGAGAACCTCATCTTAAAGCTGCCCTTCATGTCTTGAGGTATCTTAAGAATGATCCAACCTTGggcattttcttttccaacaACCCAGATTGCACTATGAAGGCTTTCTATGACTCAGACTGGGCTGCATGCCCTGATTCTCGACGATCAGTGAGTGGATACATTGTCTTATTGGGTGATAGTCCTATCAGCTGA
- the LOC104095096 gene encoding pentatricopeptide repeat-containing protein At1g02060, chloroplastic produces MAIALFSSLLPAKSAIFTARHFQHICTTSTLLPYLLSSHPLSTLSQLFTKQTANPTKTNKPKNGKQLNNPPKPKSSSSSSKSKTAANMANLINTNTWSSNLESSLSSLTQPSLSHTTVLHTLRFIKKPSKALHFFNWTQKLGFSHTHQSYFLMLQLLGNARNLNSARNFLFSIPTRSKTTVPLQDKYFNTLIRSYGKAGLFQESLKVFKTMKSLGISPSVVTFNSLFSILLKRGRTGMVYDLFDEMLKTYGAKPDLYTFNILIRGFCMNSMVDQGFRFFKEMERHECEPDVITYNTIIDGLCRAGKARIAHNVLKGMVKRGHQLSPNVVSYTTLVRGYCEKQEVEHALDVFKEMIDLGLKPTSITYNTLVQGLCEAQKFDRIKEILEGTLGGGGFIPDTCTFNTLITCHWNAGNLDEAMKVFESMSDLKVKPDSATYSILIRSFCQKGYFDRALKLFDELKKTDVLLCDDGCKPVVAAYNLMFEHLCKIGKTKKAEKVFRQLMRRGTQDPLAYRILIMGHCREGTFNDAHELLVLMLRKDYVPDIEIYESLIKGLLQKNDPKVAYDTLEKMLKSSHLPRSSTFHQILTELIKKNCASECASLVKLMLDNKVRQSISLSTDTVRILCQTGLRERAFEIVRCLYENGYMVNMEGLVVSLCQCRKLLEARELLLFSLSKDHILNVDTCSTLLSALCKARRASEAFEIYYELLEKGVQQPLKCLEELGLVLETEGRTKEAEFVKKRILGQSQSDGLVQTCASERDPSNL; encoded by the coding sequence ATGGCGATTGCTCTTTTTTCGTCACTACTACCAGCAAAGTCCGCCATCTTCACAGCTCGTCATTTCCAACACATTTGTACTACTTCCACATTACTCCCATACCTTCTTTCATCTCACCCTCTCTCAACTCTTTCACAGCTTTTCACCAAACAAACCGCCAATCCCACCAAGACCAACAAACCCAAAAATGGTAAACAACTCAATAATCCTCCCAAGCCcaaatcatcatcttcttcttctaaaTCCAAAACAGCTGCAAACATGGCCAATCTCATCAACACAAACACATGGTCATCTAATCTTGAATCTTCACTTTCCTCCCTCACTCAACCTTCTCTCTCACACACAACTGTTCTCCACACACTCCGCTTCATCAAGAAACCTTCTAAAGCTCTTCACTTCTTTAACTGGACCCAAAAATTGGGTTTTTCACACACCCATCAATCCTATTTCCTCATGTTGCAACTCCTTGGCAATGCCCGTAACCTAAATTCAGCAAGAAACTTCCTTTTCTCTATACCCACAAGGTCTAAGACTACTGTAccccttcaagataaatactttaataccttGATTCGAAGTTATGGTAAAGCTGGGCTTTTTCAAGAATCATTGAAGGTGTTTAAAACGATGAAGTCACTTGGAATTTCACCCTCTGTGGTTACGTTTAACAGTTTGTTTTCAATTTTGCTTAAGAGGGGTCGAACTGGAATGGTCTACGACTTGTTCGATGAAATGCTTAAGACGTATGGCGCGAAACCTGATTTGTATACTTTTAACATTTTGATCAGAGGGTTTTGTATGAATTCCATGGTTGATCAAGGGTTTAGGTTTTTTAAGGAAATGGAGAGGCATGAATGTGAACCGGATGTGATTACATACAATACGATTATTGACGGTTTGTGTAGGGCGGGGAAAGCGAGGATTGCACATAATGTGTTAAAGGGTATGGTCAAGAGGGGTCATCAATTGAGTCCCAATGTTGTAAGCTACACCACTTTGGTTAGAGGGTATTGTGAGAAGCAAGAGGTTGAACATGCTCTTGATGTTTTTAAGGAAATGATTGATCTTGGTCTAAAACCGACAAGTATTACTTATAATACTCTTGTACAAGGTCTTTGTGAGGCTCAAAAGTTTGACAGAATAAAAGAGATCTTGGAGGGGACTCTAGGAGGTGGAGGATTTATTCCAGATACATGTACTTTTAACACATTGATTACCTGTCATTGGAACGCGGGAAATTTGGATGAAGCAATGAAAGTTTTTGAGAGTATGTCAGACTTAAAGGTTAAACCTGATTCAGCAACCTATAGCATCTTAATACGGAGCTTTTGTCAAAAGGGGTACTTTGATAGGGCACTGAAATTATTTGATGAACTAAAGAAAACAGACGTTTTGCTTTGTGATGATGGATGTAAACCAGTTGTTGCAGCATACAACCTCATGTTTGAGCATTTGTGTAAGATTGGCAAGACAAAGAAGGCCGAGAAAGTGTTCAGGCAGCTAATGAGAAGAGGAACTCAGGATCCTTTGGCTTATCGAATCTTGATTATGGGGCACTGTAGAGAAGGCACATTTAATGATGCACATGAactcttagttttgatgttgagGAAAGATTATGTACCTGATATTGAAATTTATGAGTCCCTAATTAAAGGTCTGCTGCAAAAGAATGATCCTAAAGTTGCCTACGATACTCTGGAGAAGATGTTGAAAAGCTCCCATCTTCCGAGATCTTCAACTTTCCATCAAATCCTTACGGAACTCATCAAGAAGAATTGTGCTAGTGAATGTGCTTCCTTGGTGAAACTAATGTTAGATAACAAAGTTAGACAAAGCATTAGCCTTTCAACTGATACTGTGAGGATACTCTGCCAAACAGGATTAAGGGAGAGAGCTTTTGAGATTGTTAGGTGTCTTTACGAAAATGGATACATGGTAAATATGGAAGGCTTGGTTGTTTCCCTTTGCCAGTGTAGAAAGTTATTGGAGGCACGTGAACTATTGTTATTTAGCTTAAGTAAGGATCATATTCTGAACGTAGATACATGCAGTACTCTTTTATCTGCTCTATGCAAAGCGCGTAGAGCTTCAGAAGCATTTGAGATTTACTATGAGTTGCTCGAGAAAGGAGTCCAACAACCTTTAAAATGCTTAGAAGAGTTGGGACTTGTTCTTGAAACTGAAGGAAGGACTAAGGAAGCTGAATTTGTTAAGAAGAGAATCTTAGGCCAATCACAGTCAGATGGATTGGTTCAAACTTGTGCATCTGAAAGAGATCCTAGTAATCTGTAG